The following coding sequences are from one Primulina eburnea isolate SZY01 chromosome 15, ASM2296580v1, whole genome shotgun sequence window:
- the LOC140814362 gene encoding probable LRR receptor-like serine/threonine-protein kinase At1g63430 isoform X2, with the protein MRSFASFRVSISLGLLLAHCIAFPQNEIEALISFKRAIMEDPLLVFSNWNSLDSHSCGWFGISCSIAGDHVIKLNISGASLSGFIAPELYQLSVLQELILHGNSLIGMIPKEIGMLKSLKVLDLGANRLTGMIPLEIGNLASIVKINFQSNGLTGKLPYELGNMKYLEELRLDRNKFLGTVPTNYGSKFSSNTNEMHSSNESPLRDCGSSQLKVVDFSYNFLVGSIPKCMDYLPRSSFTGNCLQEKDPKQRPSAQCGGASPPIKAHQGVNTTNRSVEGESTHQSKSSKPAWLLALEIIMGFTVGLLFVVAIFTAFQKCKSKPIPWKKSSSIKDNITIYIDSEILKDVARYSREELEAACEDFSNIIQSSPESVVYKGTTKDSQEIAVVSLCIKEEQWNGHLELYFQKEVADLARLNHENAGKLLGYCRESNPHTRMLVFEYASNGTLHEHLHYEEGCQFSWIRRMKIIIGIAKGLKYLHTEVDPPFTISELNSTSIYLTDDFSPKLVDFECWKTVRSRSEKSSGTISNRGTVCVLPNSLERRHLDIQGNIYSFGILLLEMISGRPTYSKEKGFLVDWANKFLELPDVISYVVDPKLKHFRYEDLTTICEVVNLCIHPTSSTRTSMQHLCSILENGIDTSISADLKASSLAWAELALSS; encoded by the exons ATGAGATCTTTTGCTTCATTTCGAGTTTCAATCAGTTTGGGACTCCTCCTTGCACACTGTATTGCATTCCCACAAAATGAAA TTGAAGCTTTAATCTCTTTCAAGAGAGCTATCATGGAGGATCCATTGTTGGTTTTCTCAAATTGGAATTCTCTGGATTCACATTCTTGTGGTTGGTTTGGTATTTCTTGCTCTATAGCTGGAGATCATGTCATTAAGCT TAACATATCAGGGGCATCTTTAAGTGGTTTTATTGCACCTGAACTGTACCAGCTCTCTGTTTTACAAGAATT AATTTTGCATGGAAACTCATTGATTGGTATGATTCCAAAGGAAATTGGCATGTTAAAAAGCCTCAAAGTGTTGGATTTAGGCGCTAATCGGCTGACAGGAATGATTCCACTTGAGATTGGAAACTTGGCCAGCATCGTGAAAAT AAACTTTCAATCCAATGGTCTGACCGGAAAGTTGCCTTATGAACTTGGTAACATGAAATACCTCGAAGAGCTTCGGCTTGATAGAAATAAGTTTCTGGGAACTGTCCCTACCAATTATGGCTCAAAATTTTCATCCAATACCAATGAAAT GCACTCCTCAAATGAAAGTCCTCTGCGTGATTGCGGATCTTCCCAGTTAAAGGTGGTTGACTTTTCATATAATTTTTTGGTTGGAAGCATACCCAAGTGCATGGATTATCTTCCAAG ATCTAGCTTCACTGGCAATTGCCTTCAAGAGAAAGATCCCAAACAACGTCCTTCTGCACAATGCG GTGGTGCATCACCCCCTATTAAAGCCCATCAAGGAGTTAACACGACAAATAGGTCTGTGGAAGGTGAATCAACAcaccaatctaaatcatcaaaACCTGCATGGCTCTTGGCTCTTGAAATAATTATGGGATTCACGGTGGGTTTGCTCTTTGTGGTTGCTATTTTTACTGCATTTCAGAAGTGCAAGAGCAAACCTATCCCATGGAAGAAGTCTTCGAGTATAAAGGACAATATCACAATTTATATTG ATTCTGAAATACTGAAAGATGTAGCGAGATACAGCAGAGAAGAACTTGAGGCGGCGTGTGAAGATTTCAGCAACATAATCCAATCATCCCCAGAGAGTGTGGTGTACAAAGGCACCACAAAAGATAGCCAGGAAATCGCAGTGGTATCCCTTTGCATCAAAGAAGAGCAATGGAATGGCCACCTCGAACTTTACTTTCAGAAAGAG GTGGCAGATTTAGCAAGATTAAATCATGAAAATGCCGGAAAGTTGTTGGGATATTGCAGAGAAAGCAATCCACACACAAGAATGCTGGTGTTTGAATACGCATCAAATGGAACACTTCACGAGCACCTTCATT ATGAAGAAGGATGTCAATTTTCTTGGATACGGCGTATGAAAATTATTATCGGAATTGCAAAGGGACTAAAATATCTTCATACAGAAGTTGATCCGCCATTTACGATATCTGAGCTAAACTCTACTTCCATTTATCTAACTGACGATTTTTCTCCAAAG CTTGTAGATTTTGAGTGCTGGAAAACGGTTCGCTCGAGATCGGAAAAGAGCTCAGGCACCATAAGCAACAGGGGCACTGTGTGTGTTCTTCCTAATTCTTTGGAAAGACGACATCTTGACATTCAAGGAAACATATACTCATTTGGGATTCTATTACTTGAAATGATAAGTGGTAGACCAACCTACAGCAAAGAAAAAGGGTTCTTGGTCGATTGG GCTAACAAATTCTTGGAATTGCCAGATGTAATTTCGTATGTGGTGGATCCCAAGTTAAAACACTTCAGATACGAGGATTTGACAACCATATGTGAGGTCGTAAACCTATGTATCCATCCCACTTCAAGCACAAGAACTTCGATGCAGCATCTTTGCTCCATACTCGAAAATGGTATAGACACTTCCATCTCAGCTGATCTCAAGGCTTCATCTCTTGCTTGGGCGGAGCTCGCTCTTTCTTCTTAA
- the LOC140814362 gene encoding probable LRR receptor-like serine/threonine-protein kinase At1g63430 isoform X1, which translates to MRSFASFRVSISLGLLLAHCIAFPQNEIEALISFKRAIMEDPLLVFSNWNSLDSHSCGWFGISCSIAGDHVIKLNISGASLSGFIAPELYQLSVLQELILHGNSLIGMIPKEIGMLKSLKVLDLGANRLTGMIPLEIGNLASIVKINFQSNGLTGKLPYELGNMKYLEELRLDRNKFLGTVPTNYGSKFSSNTNEMHSSNESPLRDCGSSQLKVVDFSYNFLVGSIPKCMDYLPRSSFTGNCLQEKDPKQRPSAQCGGASPPIKAHQGVNTTNRSVEGESTHQSKSSKPAWLLALEIIMGFTVGLLFVVAIFTAFQKCKSKPIPWKKSSSIKDNITIYIDSEILKDVARYSREELEAACEDFSNIIQSSPESVVYKGTTKDSQEIAVVSLCIKEEQWNGHLELYFQKEVADLARLNHENAGKLLGYCRESNPHTRMLVFEYASNGTLHEHLHFADEEGCQFSWIRRMKIIIGIAKGLKYLHTEVDPPFTISELNSTSIYLTDDFSPKLVDFECWKTVRSRSEKSSGTISNRGTVCVLPNSLERRHLDIQGNIYSFGILLLEMISGRPTYSKEKGFLVDWANKFLELPDVISYVVDPKLKHFRYEDLTTICEVVNLCIHPTSSTRTSMQHLCSILENGIDTSISADLKASSLAWAELALSS; encoded by the exons ATGAGATCTTTTGCTTCATTTCGAGTTTCAATCAGTTTGGGACTCCTCCTTGCACACTGTATTGCATTCCCACAAAATGAAA TTGAAGCTTTAATCTCTTTCAAGAGAGCTATCATGGAGGATCCATTGTTGGTTTTCTCAAATTGGAATTCTCTGGATTCACATTCTTGTGGTTGGTTTGGTATTTCTTGCTCTATAGCTGGAGATCATGTCATTAAGCT TAACATATCAGGGGCATCTTTAAGTGGTTTTATTGCACCTGAACTGTACCAGCTCTCTGTTTTACAAGAATT AATTTTGCATGGAAACTCATTGATTGGTATGATTCCAAAGGAAATTGGCATGTTAAAAAGCCTCAAAGTGTTGGATTTAGGCGCTAATCGGCTGACAGGAATGATTCCACTTGAGATTGGAAACTTGGCCAGCATCGTGAAAAT AAACTTTCAATCCAATGGTCTGACCGGAAAGTTGCCTTATGAACTTGGTAACATGAAATACCTCGAAGAGCTTCGGCTTGATAGAAATAAGTTTCTGGGAACTGTCCCTACCAATTATGGCTCAAAATTTTCATCCAATACCAATGAAAT GCACTCCTCAAATGAAAGTCCTCTGCGTGATTGCGGATCTTCCCAGTTAAAGGTGGTTGACTTTTCATATAATTTTTTGGTTGGAAGCATACCCAAGTGCATGGATTATCTTCCAAG ATCTAGCTTCACTGGCAATTGCCTTCAAGAGAAAGATCCCAAACAACGTCCTTCTGCACAATGCG GTGGTGCATCACCCCCTATTAAAGCCCATCAAGGAGTTAACACGACAAATAGGTCTGTGGAAGGTGAATCAACAcaccaatctaaatcatcaaaACCTGCATGGCTCTTGGCTCTTGAAATAATTATGGGATTCACGGTGGGTTTGCTCTTTGTGGTTGCTATTTTTACTGCATTTCAGAAGTGCAAGAGCAAACCTATCCCATGGAAGAAGTCTTCGAGTATAAAGGACAATATCACAATTTATATTG ATTCTGAAATACTGAAAGATGTAGCGAGATACAGCAGAGAAGAACTTGAGGCGGCGTGTGAAGATTTCAGCAACATAATCCAATCATCCCCAGAGAGTGTGGTGTACAAAGGCACCACAAAAGATAGCCAGGAAATCGCAGTGGTATCCCTTTGCATCAAAGAAGAGCAATGGAATGGCCACCTCGAACTTTACTTTCAGAAAGAG GTGGCAGATTTAGCAAGATTAAATCATGAAAATGCCGGAAAGTTGTTGGGATATTGCAGAGAAAGCAATCCACACACAAGAATGCTGGTGTTTGAATACGCATCAAATGGAACACTTCACGAGCACCTTCATT TTGCAGATGAAGAAGGATGTCAATTTTCTTGGATACGGCGTATGAAAATTATTATCGGAATTGCAAAGGGACTAAAATATCTTCATACAGAAGTTGATCCGCCATTTACGATATCTGAGCTAAACTCTACTTCCATTTATCTAACTGACGATTTTTCTCCAAAG CTTGTAGATTTTGAGTGCTGGAAAACGGTTCGCTCGAGATCGGAAAAGAGCTCAGGCACCATAAGCAACAGGGGCACTGTGTGTGTTCTTCCTAATTCTTTGGAAAGACGACATCTTGACATTCAAGGAAACATATACTCATTTGGGATTCTATTACTTGAAATGATAAGTGGTAGACCAACCTACAGCAAAGAAAAAGGGTTCTTGGTCGATTGG GCTAACAAATTCTTGGAATTGCCAGATGTAATTTCGTATGTGGTGGATCCCAAGTTAAAACACTTCAGATACGAGGATTTGACAACCATATGTGAGGTCGTAAACCTATGTATCCATCCCACTTCAAGCACAAGAACTTCGATGCAGCATCTTTGCTCCATACTCGAAAATGGTATAGACACTTCCATCTCAGCTGATCTCAAGGCTTCATCTCTTGCTTGGGCGGAGCTCGCTCTTTCTTCTTAA